One window of the Salminus brasiliensis chromosome 1, fSalBra1.hap2, whole genome shotgun sequence genome contains the following:
- the cdc42ep2 gene encoding cdc42 effector protein 2 — MSAKAPIYLKRRSRKGKKEKLRDLLSSDMISPPLGDFRHTIHIGSGGGADDLFGDLSFLQGKFHLLPGQQANQGPFQFNRTASVSASQPPASESSPLLKNALSLPVIGGVQALTLPAQTPAISIDAATVVTHSHPLTTTTSTATTAASLSPPPKPPRLHLESPHTSRPATPDPKPRSTAKEEEKRGRGEGEDEEERPYLSHAGSLLSLHLDLGPSILEEVLQIMDGQRIGGINGGFAPSGRQEIYT, encoded by the coding sequence ATGTCTGCCAAAGCTCCTATTTATCTGAAGCGGCGGAGTCGCAAAGGCAAAAAGGAGAAGCTGAGGGACCTGCTGTCGTCTGACATGATCAGCCCTCCGCTGGGAGACTTCCGCCACACCATCCACATAGGTAGCGGGGGTGGCGCAGACGACCTGTTTGGTGACCTTTCTTTCCTACAGGGCAAGTTCCACCTATTGCCTGGCCAACAGGCTAACCAGGGTCCATTCCAGTTCAACCGCACAGCCAGTGTGAGCGCCAGCCAGCCACCAGCCAGTGAGAGCTCTCCGCTGCTAAAGAACGCTCTGTCGCTTCCAGTCATTGGTGGAGTGCAAGCGCTCACCCTGCCAGCCCAGACCCCTGCTATCTCCATTGACGCAGCAACAGTCGTCACGCATTCTCACCCCTTGACCACAACAACATCAACAGCAACAACTGCAGCATCTCTCTCCCCGCCGCCAAAGCCTCCGAGGTTGCACCTGGAGTCACCTCACACGTCACGCCCTGCTACACCGGACCCTAAGCCTCGCTCGACCGCAAAGGAAGAAGAGAAGCGTGGGAGGGGTGAAGGCGAGGACGAGGAGGAGCGTCCTTATCTTTCTCATGCAGGGTCTCTCCTCTCCTTGCATCTGGACTTGGGACCATCCATCCTAGAGGAGGTACTGCAAATCATGGATGGGCAGAGGATAGGAGGAATCAACGGCGGATTTGCGCCCAGCGGACGACAAGAGATATACACCTGA